In Aegilops tauschii subsp. strangulata cultivar AL8/78 chromosome 3, Aet v6.0, whole genome shotgun sequence, one genomic interval encodes:
- the LOC109777259 gene encoding receptor-like cytoplasmic kinase 185: MSCFSCFGPALEAEGRKPVPDAKDPRAKDGAVSDRAGSDKLRLQGGSDPKNNHLTIPRDGSSQNIAAQIFTFRELAAATKNFRQDCMLGEGGFGRVYKGRLESGQAVAVKQLDRNGLQGNREFLVEVLMLSLLHHTNLVNLIGYCADGDQRLLVYEFMPLGSLEDHLHDVPPEKEPLDWNTRMKIAAGAAKGLEHLHDKASPPVIYRDFKSSNILLGEGFHPKLSDFGLAKLGPVGDNTHVSTRVMGTYGYCAPEYAMTGQLTVKSDVYSFGVVFLELITGRKAIDNTKPQGEQNLVAWARPLFKDRRKFPKMADPMLQGRFPMRGLYQALAVAAMCLQEQATTRPHIGDVVTALSYLASQTYDPNAPTQHTRSNSSTPRARNVGGRNSEQRNGRSPNHHSPRTSKHGGEVSRTSSTGGDSGRRSGLDEMDMAGSQAGSPAQTGRKRETPRTADRQRAIADAKMWGENSRERKRPNDSFDSTNE, translated from the exons ATGAGCTGCTTCTCCTGCTTCGGCCCGGCCCTGGAGGCGGAGGGCCGCAAGCCGGTGCCCGACGCCAAGGACCCCCGCGCCAAGGACGGCGCGGTCTCGGATCGCGCCGGATCAG ATAAATTGAGGCTGCAGGGTGGATCAGACCCTAAGAATAATCATCTAACCATCCCTCGCGATGGGAGCAGCCAAAACATTGCCGCACAGATTTTCACTTTCCGTGAGCTTGCTGCTGCCACTAAGAACTTCAGACAAGATTGCATGTTGGGTGAGGGAGGTTTCGGACGTGTATATAAAGGTCGCCTAGAGAGTGGGCAG GCTGTTGCTGTGAAGCAACTTGATCGTAACGGTCTCCAAGGAAATAGAGAATTCCTTGTTGAGGTCCTCATGCTCAGTCTCTTGCATCACACTAACCTTGTCAATCTAATTGGTTATTGTGCTGATGGTGACCAACGCCTCCTTGTTTATGAGTTTATGCCACTGGGCTCATTAGAAGATCACTTGCATG ATGTGCCACCTGAGAAGGAACCTCTTGACTGGAACACACGGATGAAGATAGCTGCAGGTGCAGCCAAGGGCTTAGAGCATCTTCATGACAAGGCCAGCCCTCCTGTTATTTACCGGGATTTCAAATCGTCAAACATTCTTCTTGGTGAAGGGTTTCACCCGAAGCTGTCTGACTTTGGCCTTGCAAAACTCGGTCCAGTTGGTGACAACACTCATGTTTCAACACGTGTGATGGGAACTTATGGCTACTGTGCCCCAGAATATGCTATGACTGGGCAGCTCACAGTGAAATCAGATGTCTATAGCTTTGGCGTTGTTTTCCTTGAACTGATTACAGGGCGCAAAGCAATCGACAACACCAAACCCCAGGGGGAGCAAAACCTGGTGGCATGG GCTCGTCCACTCTTCAAGGATCGCAGGAAGTTTCCGAAGATGGCTGACCCAATGCTTCAAGGCCGGTTTCCCATGAGGGGTCTGTATCAGGCTTTAGCTGTTGCTGCCATGTGTTTGCAAGAGCAAGCCACAACCCGTCCTCATATAGGAGATGTTGTCACTGCTCTCTCATATCTAGCTTCTCAGACATATGATCCAAATGCCCCAACTCAACATACTCGGAGCAATTCATCGACCCCTAGGGCCAGAAATGTTGGTGGGCGGAACAGCGAACAGCGCAACGGACGCTCACCAAATCATCATTCTCCTAGGACATCAAAGCACGGAGGGGAGGTCAGCCGGACTAGTTCTACTGGTGGTGATTCTGGCCGGAGGTCAGGATTGGATGAAATGGACATGGCAGGATCACAGGCAGGCAGCCCAGCACAGACAGGAAGGAAGAGAGAAACCCCCAGGACCGCTGACAGGCAGCGCGCCATTGCGGACGCTAAAATGTGGGGGGAGAACTCCAGAGAGCGGAAGCGACCGAACGACAGCTTTGATAGTACAAATGAGTAA
- the LOC109777260 gene encoding probable feruloyl esterase A, with translation MARRGLLKAALLACLLVLCSGRVPTVIQQPSTTIYNSTLAKTLVEYAAAIYTADLTQLFTWTCDRCGDLIEGFEMMDIIVDVENCLEAYVGFASDINAVVVVFRGTQENSIQNWIEDLLWKQLDLDYPGMPEAMVHRGFYSAYHNTTIRDGMVSGIQKTRKLHGDVPIMVTGHSMGAAMASFCALDLVVNFGLDDVKLMTFGQPRVGNAAFASYFKRYLPHAIRVTNANDIVPHLPPYFSFFPQKTYHHFPREVWVHDVGLGSLVYTVEQICDDSGEDPACSRSVSGNSIQDHITYLGVSMHAEAWSSCRIVMDYAELRYKMDLHGNVVLSKQHQQPGLSDERRRHSAQ, from the exons ATGGCGCGCCGCGGGTTGCTCAAGGCGGCTCTACTGGCGTGCTTGCTCGTCCTTTGCTCCGGGAGAG TACCTACGGTTATACAACAGCCATCCACTACCATATACAACTCAACCCTTGCCAAGACACTAGTGGAATATGCTGCTGCC ATCTATACTGCTGATTTGACACAATTGTTTACCTGGACATGTGATAGATGTGGTGACCTGATTGAG GGGTTTGAGATGATGGACATCATCGTAGATGTGGAGAACTGCTTAGAG GCATATGTTGGTTTTGCCAGTGATATTAATGCTGTTGTCGTTGTGTTTAGAGGAACTCAAGAGAACAG CATCCAGAACTGGATAGAGGACTTGTTATGGAAACAACTTGATCTTGATTACCCTGGCATGCCTGAAGCAATG GTACACCGAGGATTTTACTCTGCTTATCATAACACAACCATACGCGATGGAATGGTCAGCGGTATTCAAAAGACTCGGAAATTGCATGGAGATGTTCCGATCATGGTCACAGGGCATTCAATGGGGGCAGCTATGGCTTCATTTTGTGCACTTGATCTTGTT GTGAACTTCGGGTTAGATGATGTGAAGCTGATGACATTTGGGCAACCTCGCGTCGGCAATGCTGCTTTTGCTTCTTACTTCAAGAGATACTTGCCTCACGCGATTCGAGTTACTAACGCAAATGATATCGTCCCTCACCTGCCACCATACTTCTCATTCTTCCCACAGAAGACCTACCATCACTTCCCAAGAGAG GTATGGGTCCATGATGTCGGGCTCGGGAGCCTGGTATACACGGTGGAGCAGATCTGCGACGACTCCGGCGAAGACCCGGCATGCAGCAg GTCTGTGAGCGGCAACAGCATTCAAGACCACATAACCTACCTGGGCGTGAGCATGCACGCTGAGGCCTGGAGCAGCTGCAGGATCGTCATGGACTACGCCGAGCTGCGGTACAAGATGGACCTCCATGGAAACGTCGTCTTGTCGAAGCAGCACCAGCAGCCCGGTCTGTCGGACGAGCGAAGAAGACACAGCGCCCAGTGA